The genomic DNA agTAAAAGTGTCTGTAGACTGTGTATttcatattaggttagtagggacACAGGGCTTATTTCATAAACAGTTAGTAGTGGTGTTAAGTCCCTTTATATTCCTTATttaaatattagatattataTGAAGTATAAGAAGGGAGGctgggcttatttcatacacagATAGTAGTGGTGTTGtgtccctttataaaaaaaaacagtactgAGAAAAAATCTTACCGGTTTCAACTGACAAAGTTGATAATTAAgatgtaaataaattcatataacaCATTTAAACCTAATAATTGCAAGTTGTTACTGTTGGTATCTGTTTTTGTAGGATCAATGGAAGTAGTTTGTTAATGCTAACCTGATGCTAACAGTATTGAGgacttgctcattttgataggTCTCTTGTCTTAAATTCACATGTTAAGATAGTGGGTAAGATAAACTTGAGAATTTTTGTAGGATTGTAAGAAAGATTTACTTATTTgagtaaattttaaagaaaattaaggggagattactcaaatattattttttacttaatatatgtgtatatattttttacttaaaaaataaaaagtatttgtaCAAGAAGTATCCCTTACTGACAGAATGTCACaaacttaatatttaaaaagtttacacagcaatgaatatttgatttgtgTAATTATATTATCTCTGGTCCCATTCTTTTCTAAGCTGTATCGTGGCTTTCTGacaagaaatattaaaatttatataagaaatatgatttgaacatttaaaaaattagtgCATCAATATCATTCTTAAATGAATATAACAAGATGTTTAAACTCAAACAAACCTTAAAAACAAGTGAAGTATAAGTAAAAGTTAtctattttaaacttaattagggccatgtaaaaacaattatctttccACTCATGAACAGTCCAAGGGAGGTAAGGACTATTATTATTAAAGACCTCAGCTTACACATTTTACCCGtatctttttgttttctgtgaCAAGTTCTTtgaatatttatacatgtattaactcAATCAAACACTGCAATATTCTTTTGAAGAAGATATGTTTTGATATGTACAATACAGGGTACATGTCAATGTATTTATGTATTGCATTATGTGTATTGACTGTAACTATGTATTATTCAACCATAATTACTGTAATAATATTGGTATTCATGAATAATTGTACCTGTGTCAGTCAAAATATGAGATTTAATTTACTGTTATAAagccacaatttttttttatttaaaaaaagcatgTGATGCATTATTATCTCATTGATATGATAAAAGTATTAAGTCATGTAGTATCTGATATGTTAACAGTTTGATGTAGATATTGACACTGTTCTTCAAGAAACTGAGGAACATGCACAAAGGTGTTTATCTGATTAAGGTCAAGGAATTCAAATAgtagtaaatgggctatgtttGTCAACGATTTTGCAAGAATTCAACCagttacatttcaaatttcaaatgatacAATGCAAATGAGATAaattatgcattatttttttcgattttcagttgaagctCTAagagccagagttgtatgcaaaattttacaataatctgTGACATACACCATTTACTATAACTTTAACTGAAGAAATAGGTTTatccatgtacatgtaccagtatacatgatatataaaaatagttAGTCAGGTGTTTTTGATTCCTCAttgttaaataatatatacatgtacgtcATAGACGAGAATTGctgttatttgatatttcattgaatttcaaattttgatgtaAAAGTGATTTATAGTAGGAATTCCCTGTataacatttttacatgttgttAAACATGTACTGTTATCATGCATTTGTCATGGCTATgttattaatgttttttgttaaaaaattacaataaattatattttcaactgTTTCACATGTATGTGCTATTCCTTATTCTAATACAAGAAACACAAGAACTAATTAGTTTGGCCTTAAAaatgggccttttatagctgactatgtggtatgggcttttgctcattgttgaaggctgtacggttaACTATATTAGttaatgttttttgtcattttggtcttttgtggatagttgtctcattggcaataataccttcttttttatatgtagtaTACATTGTTGATCTACACAcaattgtacaatttaaattaacaataacatactTTCCATTGTTGATGGTACCCCAGCATGAATAACACGTCTAATGTCTGGTGCATCTGTACCCATGCTGTAGGCCTCTGTTGCAAACAACAAACGAATACTGCTGTCCATCTGTGCCATACTGTTCAGTACCTTGTATTTCATCTTAAAGATACAATTATATTtccatttcaataaaaaaaaatctaagatcctttttaaaaagttatacatgtacattataacACATTATacagttttctcctttgaattgttttatattgtctttttggagccttttatagtcagctgtttatagctgactatgcagtatttgctttgctcattgttgaaggcagtacagtGACCGTGCAAAATCGTGTCGAGAAACTTAGGTTTATGTTAAGTACAATGTACATGCACATGATGCATTGGTGAACGAAtagaataaacattatttttcaaatttagattttgggaaaaaattggttgcttatatagggaatcactgaagcctGAATGGAGCGGCTCCCTCATAGGCAGTCAGTCagtcttatgaaaatttctggatccaccactggtCGTTACATTGTTCATATGACTGTCTAACTTTCAACACATGGTTATGGTAATAAACaatgtttttcataaaatatggtTACAGAATGTCACATGCATAATTGACTTCAAATAAGAAGTGTTAATGTAGAAGGACTTTTTTCACAATACTATTttagtatgggctttgctcattgttaaaggtcatACAGTTTAagacctatatttgttatttaaaattctTTATCATTTGGTCTTGTGGAGAGTTTAATGTTTGCATATCACATGTTGTAAATTCAAACTTGCAATattctatatacattttgtactataATAAACAATTGCACAAACCTGTGGAGTACACGGGCTATGGTACTGAGCTACATAGTCCTTCAGGTCAGGATCCAATCGGATAAATAATTCCTGGCCATATCCACACCACTTGAGTTTTGTGTACACCACTGTCTTCGGAAATAACTCCTTCATATTGCCAAGTTCAGCACACAATGGACTGTAAATATAGTCATAAGAGTCTTCAACACGTGTTTTTCCACCACACCCTGCTGGTCTTGTTGAAACCACCAACTTAATATTAGGTCTATCCATGTTTCCAACAATAGTTCCGACTCCTTTCATTCCTAATCTTTTCACTATTTCTGCTTGCATTTCTGTGGTTGCTGTAGCAGTCAATGCCAAAATTTTGGCACTAGGAAACAATGACCGGAGCTTGATTAGTTCATAAAACTGTTCTCGGAAACCATTTCCCCATTGTACAACACAATGTGCCTCATCAACCACAATATGAGTGATTCTATCTCTTAATTCACACTTAAGAAGTTGAAAAGCTTCTTTGTTAATAAATTGTTCTGGGTGTCCAATCACATATTTAACGTTTGAAGGAATCTTAGCTCCACTGTTCTTATACAAAagttcattaaaatgtatggCAAGGTCTCCATATCGGTCTAACTGTTCATACAGAATCGAATTCAGGGGCGACACTACAATTACAACTCCGTTACTGAAGAAAGGCAAAGCTTCAAAAATCAACGATTTACCATATCCAGTCGGCAACACACACACAGTATCTCCAACTAAAGCACTTTTCAGACATTTAACCTGAgatggtttaaaaaaagaatactcTTTCAATCTGTAGATGTTGATTTGCGATAAGACTTTCTTGGATTGTagcataaaattgaatttttccATGTTTACAGCGGGAAGTGCAATATATAGAATTAATcgaaattcagaagaaaaatgTTTGGTATCAGAAAGAATTAAATTAGCTAGACGAACCTGCTATTCGCTAATGGGTGCAGGTACAGACCttctaaaattcaaactgaccacacgcacgatacacgcacgcacgatacacgcacggtgaatgcacgatacacgcacggtacacgcacgatacacgatacacgcacgatgAGCGATGAGCGTTACACGAAGGATTAACGCAAAATGAATGATGAATGATgaacgcacgatacacgcacgatgcacgatgaatgataaatacacgatacacgcacgatacacgcacgatacacgcacgcacgatacacgcactTTGAATGATTCCTTGAGGAATGAACAACGAACGCTTTTTACACGATTCTCAAAGCTATGATATTTAGAATAGTATTGAAAATTGATATGCATTATAATTAAAGGCAATACTTGTAGCTGTTTTGCCGATACCAGCATAATAGATAATATTCTATTTTGCCAGCTCAGATTCAAATAACTAAATTAAAGTCGGTTGTTTTATAGGCACCAGAAATATTTCtcaacttagacagaagctcctaacaatcaaaataaagtgtCTTGATTAAAGTTCAGCCATAGAGTTCAAGTTTACGGCAAACGAAGGCGAGACATTGTGTTCCGCGAAACCctaaactaattttatttcatacagttaaaaatctaaattttctttttatgcatACAATGTCCGACGCATTATGTCTATAGACACTGACTGGTTCTAGAAATTATTTCAACTACATGTTTGATAtaattgatttcaataaatgaatgatctatgtatttttatttttatgttatataatttttcactttGACGGTTTATAcgtatatatctaaaaaaaaaatagtaagcTGTTTTCGTATTGACTACAAGCATAGCAGCAAATATTTGATTCTTTTTTGGTTAATTTCACCAATAAATGAGtagttgaaaattatttaaaacgtGTCGGTTTTTCCTTGATATTGCCGAAAATCAGTGATCCGACTGGCACGAGCGAAGTTGACAAAACAACTGATTAAACAATCATAATCTCTTTTTTGTTATGTAAGTTACAATGTTCCTTAtattatccattttttttcttcagaattgtatatgttaatttagagcaaaagatattttttgtccaaaaaaTTGATTCGTACAAATTAATAAGAACTAGctaagaaaatgataattttaccaaataaatagaaaatttgttatacTAAATACTACATTATATACTTCTGAAACGACttttcgtcctgaatatgcatgaaacttttgccactggacgtttaaacaaccactgaataatcaattaatcaaatgtttctctcagtaaaatgaattaaacaatataactgACACAATTGGTGTATGTGGTTTGTTTGTACAGTAAacttattgaatttgtttttattccataTACAATTTCAAGTATGTAAGAAAATTCATACATATTTCTAAACATCCGAACACTTCAAATTTCTAGGAGGTGAGATTCTCGGGGTTTTACCTAAAACTCTTTGGGAAAATgcaattttcaattcaaaattgaaaccaAACGGTAATAGATATcccatgtttttttaaaatgcagGACTAATTTGATAAGGAGATTTGAAAAATCGATCTTATGGTAGTTGGAATTTTTCAGTGCAATATTTTGTGTCCGTCGTTGTATTTCATACATATCAATTGGTGTatctgttccggaccatattagtatttggaccatacgcatatggtcatgaccatatgcgtatactcatatggtccgaccatacgcgtatggtccgaccgtacgcgtatggtcggaccatatgagtatgatactcgtttggttattaacgggccggaccatatgagtatttggaccatataggtatatatattttttttcaaattacattaaaaacgtttcaataatacaaaaaaaatatctaaaaaacaGTGATGGTTAAAAacttgacaattttttaatttcaaaatccaaaaaactacgtaaaaatttaatattgatgccatagttagttttcatcgctagttaCATTCGTGCATGTATGCTTGTATGACATTCACTTCCACACTGTATCATACCTTTTTTGCATTTGCTAGAAATTTGTGCAcgatctttttcatttacacattttgtttgcgagtgaaaaaACAAGCCTTCGTTGCAGCTGCGTATAGTGATACCGAGGCAATTCTGATGTCaacggtgtttttaagaagctctagatctcaaatatcgtaaaatgactgcaatacaccatcttcacaacacaacttaaataaactaatagtatgctactttccagtgacttcttatgtaacagttcattaagaagtttttggaatttaattttttagtcgacatattgccatttacttgtaataacaaatcggtaatgaccatcggtaatggccatcggtataaaatgtgtttactttaaatttgacaattaagtaaaattaactatgtgaacttcttattttcatttagcttatctatttattattataatataatgataaaatttcctatatgatagcgtcttttgaatgaacggtcataccatatgaagagtttagaagtattaaaagtaaactgtaaccgagtgttaattaccccgaccatacgcgtatggtcggaccatatgagtatatacccatatggtcatgaccatacgcgtatggtccaaatactcatatggtccggaacatatccACTGTTTGCTGTTCGTAATCTGTAATCTGTTGTTTGTGGCAGTCAGGCCTCGCGATCGGGGTCCAAATTTAAGCCCCCACTTGGGGTTAATGATCATTTATAGGGGAGGGGCTAATTATTTCGATGCAAACATTACTTTCCttcctgaaataaaaaacagcttaacaattttctatattttttcattaaattataaACCGATGCATATTAaaggatattttaaaagtttaaaacatattttatggtaaatatgTCTAAATGTCAGGGTAATtttcttatcaaaataattttgttttcttcatattttaagGTAATAGTGTTATCAGTTATGTAATTTGACACGTGTCTTATAGTTCAGTGATTTTCGGAAAAATTAACGAAAACCGGCCCAGTCATTGTTCTATTATCCTTTGTGATcttttattgattaaatttgaatataaatgcaTTAAATAACAATATCTATCTAGATAAGAAATGTGTTTACATTGTACAGCACCCCTTTTAGTGGTCCTCAGTACCATATTATAACTCATAagcaggggcggatgcaggaattttcgaaaggggggtgctaacccagggcaaagggggggtgcaaaacatatgtcccgatacaaatgcattgatcggcaaaaataaaggggggtgcgcacccccggaaccccccccccctctggatccgccactgcataAGTGCACTTAGGAGTCCTTAGTCGTGTTTAGACGCAcaattttctgctctttggtcggattgttgtctctttgacacattctccatttcaatcctccattttattcaattagttgtgattttcttta from Mytilus trossulus isolate FHL-02 chromosome 8, PNRI_Mtr1.1.1.hap1, whole genome shotgun sequence includes the following:
- the LOC134727498 gene encoding bifunctional 3'-5' exonuclease/ATP-dependent helicase WRN-like, whose protein sequence is MEKFNFMLQSKKVLSQINIYRLKEYSFFKPSQVKCLKSALVGDTVCVLPTGYGKSLIFEALPFFSNGVVIVVSPLNSILYEQLDRYGDLAIHFNELLYKNSGAKIPSNVKYVIGHPEQFINKEAFQLLKCELRDRITHIVVDEAHCVVQWGNGFREQFYELIKLRSLFPSAKILALTATATTEMQAEIVKRLGMKGVGTIVGNMDRPNIKLVVSTRPAGCGGKTRVEDSYDYIYSPLCAELGNMKELFPKTVVYTKLKWCGYGQELFIRLDPDLKDYVAQYHSPCTPQMKYKVLNSMAQMDSSIRLLFATEAYSMGTDAPDIRRVIHAGVPSTMETYIQEIGRAGRDGNPAIAKLFFNKMDISSAAKGMTDGMRNYCQSKECRRDYICTHFGFNNCFDKEKHDCCDICELKCTCDSCFAQLTENIEEHSVCETKKVTVKRKTVTEINQLLCEYFEAENYSVEMPSASLYTGLDSLLAAKIAKNYNIYDNTDVIKSDFPFIAEEVSLNISLIVKAIVENVKK